In Flavobacterium lacustre, a genomic segment contains:
- a CDS encoding M56 family metallopeptidase, translating to MEALYIYLIKSSGLIGLFYLGYHLMLRKETFFTTNRWFLLAGLFTSVALPLFVITKIIWVAPTPTAIDWSNVPMTTVVQEKTFEDYLPILIGVSYGMGIAILLGKFAFDFYSLNTVLRGKLIQRQADFKFIDIAENVAPFSYFNTIVYNSSLYNPSELESILEHEKVHSDQNHTIDVLISRLFCVVFWFNPFIWLYKKAILQNLEFIADSEASKKISDKKAYQITLLKITTQENCVAITNHFYQSLIKKRIVMLNKNQSKKWNSWKYVLILPALIAFVFLFQIETIAQEKKSEQITAESSKKNEVSVDVYKINKNTTDDELKEKTKALKENYAIKAVFSNIKRNSKNEITSISVNLKKGDEKTQEMEIKGTEAIKTFGIIISKNENGILTIDFAEDDIQLNKKSVLISPNAPLSTDKEIFINGAKVTQKDLDELNPNEIERMDVNKNQNQHEIRIITKDYSKILNENDIYIDGEKVDPSELSRIDQNTIDRMDVNKNEKTIRIITKHSNSIINGSDLPMPPTPPTPPVFKFKSPKPPVFPKAPTAPKGDPINGDKKAWKEFEAKMEAFEAKMKKLEPQMEAFDKQMEEFDKQMEPFNKEMEIFEKKMKVYEQQMQEYQSKLNKKK from the coding sequence ATGGAAGCACTGTATATTTATCTCATAAAATCCAGCGGATTAATAGGTCTTTTTTATTTAGGCTATCATTTAATGTTGCGAAAAGAAACATTTTTCACCACAAATCGTTGGTTTTTATTGGCCGGTTTATTTACCTCTGTAGCTTTACCTCTTTTTGTTATTACCAAAATAATTTGGGTTGCACCTACACCAACAGCAATTGATTGGTCAAATGTTCCTATGACAACTGTTGTACAAGAAAAGACATTTGAAGATTATTTGCCTATACTCATTGGCGTTTCCTATGGAATGGGAATAGCAATTTTACTCGGAAAATTTGCTTTCGATTTTTATAGTTTAAATACGGTTTTAAGAGGAAAATTGATTCAACGACAAGCCGATTTTAAATTTATAGATATTGCTGAAAACGTAGCTCCTTTTTCTTATTTTAATACGATTGTTTATAATTCGTCTTTATACAATCCTTCAGAATTAGAAAGTATTTTAGAGCATGAAAAAGTGCATAGTGACCAAAATCATACTATTGACGTATTAATTTCAAGGTTATTTTGTGTTGTTTTTTGGTTCAATCCCTTTATTTGGTTGTACAAAAAAGCAATTCTGCAAAACCTGGAATTCATTGCAGACAGTGAAGCTTCCAAAAAAATATCAGACAAAAAAGCCTATCAAATCACTCTTTTAAAAATAACAACACAAGAAAATTGTGTTGCCATTACCAATCATTTTTATCAATCATTAATCAAAAAACGAATCGTTATGTTAAACAAAAATCAATCAAAAAAGTGGAATTCCTGGAAGTATGTTTTAATCCTTCCTGCATTAATTGCCTTTGTATTTTTATTTCAAATTGAAACCATTGCACAGGAAAAAAAATCGGAACAAATCACCGCAGAATCTTCAAAAAAGAATGAAGTTTCAGTCGATGTGTACAAAATAAATAAAAACACAACCGATGATGAATTAAAAGAAAAGACGAAAGCTTTAAAAGAAAACTATGCCATAAAAGCTGTTTTTTCGAATATTAAAAGAAACTCAAAAAACGAAATAACATCAATTTCTGTTAATTTAAAAAAGGGAGACGAAAAGACTCAGGAAATGGAAATCAAAGGAACTGAAGCTATCAAAACATTTGGAATCATTATTTCTAAAAATGAAAATGGAATCCTTACCATAGATTTTGCTGAAGATGATATTCAATTGAATAAAAAAAGTGTTTTAATTTCACCTAATGCGCCTTTGTCAACAGATAAAGAAATTTTTATCAATGGGGCAAAAGTAACTCAAAAAGATTTAGATGAGTTAAATCCTAATGAAATTGAAAGAATGGATGTCAATAAAAATCAAAATCAACATGAAATTAGAATAATTACAAAAGATTATTCAAAAATTCTTAATGAGAATGACATTTATATTGACGGTGAAAAAGTAGACCCAAGTGAATTGTCCAGAATAGACCAAAATACAATTGACAGAATGGATGTGAATAAAAACGAAAAAACAATTAGAATCATAACTAAGCATTCTAATTCTATCATTAATGGCTCTGATTTACCGATGCCTCCAACACCTCCTACGCCACCTGTTTTTAAATTTAAAAGTCCAAAACCACCTGTTTTTCCTAAAGCACCAACTGCACCAAAAGGTGATCCAATAAACGGTGATAAGAAAGCATGGAAAGAATTTGAAGCCAAAATGGAAGCTTTTGAAGCTAAAATGAAAAAACTCGAACCTCAAATGGAAGCTTTCGATAAACAAATGGAAGAATTTGATAAACAGATGGAACCGTTTAATAAAGAAATGGAAATTTTTGAAAAGAAAATGAAAGTTTATGAGCAACAAATGCAAGAATATCAATCTAAATTGAATAAGAAAAAATAA
- a CDS encoding SsrA-binding protein: MYKILAQINKIILPSFTKQRLDLAKAKKWQIAIIGYRYYVTCRAID, encoded by the coding sequence ATGTATAAAATTCTTGCTCAAATTAACAAAATTATTTTGCCCAGTTTTACCAAACAACGATTAGATTTGGCCAAAGCCAAAAAATGGCAAATAGCAATTATAGGTTACCGGTATTATGTTACTTGTCGTGCTATTGATTAA
- a CDS encoding adenine phosphoribosyltransferase, with product MALKNYIRDIQGFPKEGILFKDITPLLINPEARNKCLELLVSTLKDKKIDKVIGVESRGFFFGMLIAQELNVGFIPVRKPNKLPYKTISATYDLEYGTDTLEIHIDAIQKGDKILIHDDVLATGGTAKAVCELVERLGGEIVQCNFLMELAFLNGRKKIKGNEIFAAITY from the coding sequence ATGGCCCTTAAGAATTATATACGTGATATTCAAGGTTTTCCAAAAGAAGGAATTTTATTTAAAGATATAACTCCTTTATTAATTAACCCCGAAGCAAGAAATAAATGCTTGGAACTATTAGTTTCTACTTTAAAAGATAAAAAAATAGACAAAGTAATAGGAGTGGAAAGTCGTGGCTTTTTCTTCGGAATGCTGATTGCCCAAGAATTAAATGTAGGGTTTATTCCCGTTAGAAAACCCAATAAATTGCCTTACAAAACGATTTCTGCAACGTATGATTTAGAATACGGAACTGATACTTTAGAAATTCATATTGATGCCATTCAAAAAGGTGATAAAATATTAATTCACGATGATGTTTTGGCCACAGGAGGTACTGCAAAAGCGGTTTGCGAACTTGTAGAACGATTGGGTGGAGAAATTGTACAGTGTAATTTCCTGATGGAGCTTGCTTTTCTTAACGGTAGGAAAAAAATTAAAGGCAATGAAATATTTGCTGCAATAACCTATTAA
- a CDS encoding TonB-dependent receptor family protein, protein MNKNFPFIFVVFLILFCFEPIFGQIQKDTTALSEIILEASPIKTTLQNTAASVSFITKKDINRSDGVILTSVLNKIPGVSMQQGALNTNRITIRGIGARTQYGTAKIKAYFENIPLTSGEGETIIEEIDMESIGSIEIIKGPNSTSFGSGLGGVIHLFPQQTTLQESFVKSATTYGSFGLIKQNLSAGYSNAKSNLFSSYTHLQNDGFRINSAYDRKSFNLHGKQRINTKGNLSFLGIFTRLKAFIPSSINETDFYNNPEKAASNWAAAKGNESYDKLLMGMGYSHLFSEKWSFKTSVFLNIKKANEARPFDILNEKTNSLGFRSTVNYKSTLFSVPFEASLGTEMLAEKYQFSLFENLYASQPGQGSITGNQFSGINQNRDYINYFLQMELQLLQNLYLESGLALNKTNYSLKDVFQNNALPQKSAYSFGSVWSPRLGLSYKITDGKNIYTSISNGFSVPSVAESMTPEGEINTNLKPEMGWNYELGFKGNWLNTKLYTELVLYSTQISNLLVARRTADDRYVGINAGESSHIGIEFSINYLLLKTSNWQIKPYFSGTINTFKFNHFIDGDSDYSGNALTGVPDSQWNLGIDLSTEKGFSLNTSFSSVGKIPMNDQNSKYTNAYRLLDIKATYRFKMLKIIKTELSSGINNAFDKLYAANILPNAVGFGNALPRYYYPGNPRNYYGGISIAYVFE, encoded by the coding sequence TTGAACAAAAACTTTCCTTTCATTTTCGTTGTATTTCTAATCCTATTTTGTTTTGAACCCATTTTTGGTCAAATACAAAAAGATACAACAGCGCTTTCTGAGATTATACTTGAAGCATCTCCCATCAAAACTACTTTACAAAATACAGCAGCATCAGTTTCATTCATTACTAAAAAAGATATTAATAGAAGCGATGGCGTTATACTTACCTCTGTTTTAAATAAAATACCGGGCGTTTCCATGCAACAAGGCGCCTTAAATACCAATAGAATTACTATTAGAGGAATTGGAGCCAGAACACAATACGGAACTGCCAAAATCAAAGCTTATTTCGAAAATATTCCGCTCACAAGTGGCGAAGGCGAAACTATCATTGAAGAAATTGATATGGAATCCATTGGAAGTATTGAGATAATTAAGGGGCCAAATTCCACTAGTTTTGGTTCAGGATTAGGAGGCGTGATTCATTTGTTTCCGCAACAAACTACTTTACAGGAATCTTTTGTAAAATCAGCGACCACTTACGGTAGTTTTGGATTAATAAAACAGAATCTTTCTGCAGGTTATAGCAATGCAAAATCGAATCTGTTTTCCAGTTATACACATTTGCAAAACGATGGTTTTAGAATCAATAGCGCTTACGACAGAAAATCGTTTAATTTACATGGAAAACAAAGAATAAATACAAAGGGGAATTTATCTTTTTTAGGCATTTTCACCCGTTTAAAAGCTTTTATTCCAAGTTCTATAAATGAAACTGATTTCTACAACAATCCCGAAAAAGCAGCTTCAAACTGGGCTGCTGCCAAAGGAAACGAATCGTATGATAAATTGTTAATGGGAATGGGATACAGTCATCTGTTTTCTGAAAAATGGTCTTTCAAGACAAGTGTTTTTTTAAATATAAAAAAGGCAAATGAAGCAAGACCTTTTGATATTCTTAATGAAAAAACTAATTCTTTGGGATTTCGTTCTACAGTAAATTATAAATCTACATTGTTTTCAGTTCCATTTGAAGCAAGCCTTGGAACAGAAATGTTAGCTGAAAAATATCAATTTTCTCTGTTCGAAAATTTATATGCATCACAACCGGGACAAGGAAGTATAACCGGAAATCAATTTAGTGGAATAAACCAAAATCGGGACTACATCAATTATTTTTTACAAATGGAGCTTCAATTACTCCAAAACCTCTATTTAGAAAGTGGATTGGCATTAAACAAAACGAACTATTCTTTAAAAGATGTTTTTCAAAACAATGCTTTACCTCAAAAATCAGCTTACAGTTTTGGTTCCGTTTGGTCTCCCAGACTTGGTTTGTCATATAAAATTACTGATGGAAAAAACATATATACTTCAATTAGCAATGGATTTTCAGTACCTTCAGTAGCAGAATCAATGACTCCCGAAGGAGAAATAAATACCAATTTAAAACCAGAAATGGGTTGGAATTATGAATTGGGTTTCAAAGGGAATTGGTTAAATACCAAATTATACACAGAACTTGTACTTTATAGCACTCAAATCTCAAACTTATTAGTTGCCCGACGCACTGCCGATGATCGATATGTTGGTATTAATGCGGGAGAAAGTTCTCATATTGGTATTGAATTTTCTATAAATTATTTACTTCTAAAAACTTCAAACTGGCAAATAAAACCTTATTTTTCAGGGACAATTAATACTTTCAAATTCAACCATTTTATAGATGGTGATTCAGATTATTCTGGGAATGCACTCACGGGAGTTCCTGACTCACAATGGAATCTAGGAATAGATTTGAGTACCGAAAAGGGTTTTAGCTTAAACACATCTTTTAGCAGCGTAGGCAAAATTCCTATGAATGATCAAAATTCAAAATATACTAATGCATACCGTTTATTAGATATTAAAGCAACGTATCGTTTTAAAATGCTAAAAATCATAAAAACGGAATTATCTTCGGGAATTAATAATGCGTTTGATAAGTTATATGCCGCTAATATTTTGCCAAATGCCGTAGGTTTTGGTAATGCACTTCCCCGATATTATTATCCCGGAAATCCCAGAAATTATTATGGAGGAATTTCGATTGCTTATGTATTTGAATAA
- a CDS encoding pentapeptide repeat-containing protein, whose product MPEYFLDIKYENRTYTVEELNFKEFECCTFINCNFSDCNFIDVTFIDCVFNDCIFSGAKINHVALRTVFFNRCEIKDVNFAMCNKLIFEVHFKDCILDFSKFYTLKIKGTSFTNCSLVAIDFMSTDLTEVIFENCDLYRSEFAKAIANKANFKTSYNYTIDPVKTKIKKAVFALEGIKGLLFKHDILVK is encoded by the coding sequence ATGCCTGAATATTTTCTAGACATCAAATACGAAAACAGGACTTACACTGTTGAAGAATTAAATTTTAAGGAATTTGAGTGTTGTACTTTTATAAACTGTAATTTTTCGGATTGTAATTTTATTGATGTCACTTTTATAGATTGCGTCTTCAATGATTGTATATTTAGCGGAGCCAAAATAAATCATGTGGCTTTAAGAACTGTATTTTTTAATCGCTGCGAAATCAAAGATGTTAATTTTGCTATGTGTAACAAACTCATTTTTGAGGTTCATTTCAAAGATTGCATTTTAGATTTTTCTAAATTTTACACTTTAAAAATAAAAGGAACTTCATTTACCAACTGTAGTTTGGTAGCAATTGACTTTATGAGTACCGATTTGACAGAAGTAATTTTTGAAAATTGCGATTTATATCGTTCTGAATTTGCCAAAGCAATTGCTAATAAAGCGAACTTTAAAACAAGCTATAATTATACGATTGATCCTGTAAAAACTAAAATTAAGAAAGCTGTATTTGCTCTTGAAGGCATAAAAGGATTGCTTTTCAAGCATGATATTTTGGTAAAATAA
- a CDS encoding GNAT family N-acetyltransferase, translating into MITIQKASIVDVKIIQEIAYNSWPSTYGTILSKEQLDYMLEKFYAPETLIDLMTNKGHSFILIHEANFCLGFASFQHNYLNQNTTRLHKIYLLPEAQGKGAGKLLIDAVVNSAKENHSKIVSLNVNRFNKACTFYQKMGFEITGEEDIELDYGYLMEDYKMEKKL; encoded by the coding sequence ATGATTACGATTCAAAAAGCTTCAATAGTTGATGTGAAAATAATCCAGGAAATTGCTTATAATTCCTGGCCAAGTACTTATGGTACTATTCTCAGTAAAGAACAATTGGATTATATGTTGGAGAAATTCTACGCGCCCGAAACTTTAATTGATTTGATGACAAACAAAGGACATTCTTTTATATTGATTCATGAAGCTAATTTTTGTCTTGGATTTGCATCTTTTCAGCATAATTATTTAAATCAAAACACCACTCGACTACATAAGATATATTTACTTCCGGAAGCTCAAGGCAAAGGAGCCGGTAAGTTGCTGATTGATGCAGTAGTAAATTCTGCGAAAGAAAATCATTCAAAAATAGTTTCTTTGAATGTAAACCGATTTAATAAAGCGTGTACTTTTTATCAAAAAATGGGTTTTGAAATCACAGGTGAAGAAGACATAGAATTAGATTATGGTTATTTGATGGAAGATTATAAAATGGAGAAAAAACTCTAA
- a CDS encoding tRNA-(ms[2]io[6]A)-hydroxylase translates to MSVLRLKLPTDPRWVNIVEKNIEEILTDHAWCEQKAATNAITIITNNSEYQDLVQDLLALAKEEIDHFEQVHNIIIKRGLKLGRERKDDYVNELYLYMKKSGDGSRVSGLVERLLFSAMIEARSCERFKVLSENIQDEELSVFYRDLMESEAGHYTTFITYARKYGTGIDVEKRWREWLEFEESVIANYGKSETIHG, encoded by the coding sequence ATGTCTGTACTAAGATTAAAATTACCAACCGATCCCCGCTGGGTAAATATTGTAGAAAAAAATATTGAAGAAATTTTGACAGATCATGCGTGGTGCGAACAAAAAGCAGCTACAAATGCTATAACCATTATCACCAATAATTCAGAATATCAGGATTTAGTTCAGGATTTATTGGCTTTGGCCAAAGAAGAAATTGATCATTTTGAGCAAGTGCATAATATTATTATCAAACGTGGTTTAAAATTGGGACGGGAGCGCAAAGACGATTATGTCAATGAATTGTATTTGTACATGAAAAAAAGCGGAGACGGGAGCAGAGTTTCCGGTTTGGTAGAACGTTTGTTGTTTTCGGCAATGATTGAAGCCCGAAGTTGTGAGCGTTTTAAAGTACTTTCGGAAAATATTCAAGACGAAGAATTATCTGTTTTTTACAGAGATTTAATGGAAAGTGAAGCCGGACATTACACTACTTTTATTACCTATGCTCGAAAATACGGAACTGGAATCGATGTCGAAAAACGGTGGAGAGAATGGCTGGAGTTCGAAGAATCCGTTATCGCTAATTACGGAAAAAGTGAAACCATACACGGATAA
- the glyA gene encoding serine hydroxymethyltransferase: MQRDEQIFDLILEEQERQIHGLELIASENFVSDEVLEAAGSVLTNKYAEGYPGKRYYGGCEVVDVIEQIAIDRAKELFGAAYANVQPHSGSQANTAVYHACIKPGDKILGFDLAHGGHLTHGSPVNFSGRLYTPSFYGVDKETGRLDYDKIQEIATKEQPKLIIAGASAYSRDMDFARFRVIADSVGAILLADISHPAGLIAKGLMNDPLPHCHIVTTTTHKTLRGPRGGLIMMGKDFENPFGLTTPKGEIRMMSSLLDLAVFPGNQGGPLMHIIAAKAVAFGEALKDEFFTYALQLQKNANAMADAFVKRGYEIISGGTDNHMMLIDLRNKNISGKDAENALVKAEITVNKNMVPFDDKSPFVTSGIRVGTAAITTRGLLEEDMETIVALIDKVLMNHTNEDVIEEVANEVNEMMSERAIFVY, encoded by the coding sequence ATGCAACGCGACGAACAAATTTTTGACCTTATTCTTGAAGAACAAGAAAGACAAATACATGGATTAGAACTTATCGCTTCAGAAAACTTCGTAAGTGACGAAGTATTAGAAGCTGCAGGATCTGTTTTAACCAATAAATATGCCGAAGGTTATCCAGGCAAAAGATACTACGGCGGTTGCGAAGTAGTTGATGTTATCGAACAAATTGCTATTGACAGAGCCAAAGAATTATTTGGTGCTGCTTATGCAAATGTACAACCACACTCTGGTTCACAAGCTAATACAGCTGTTTATCATGCTTGTATTAAACCTGGAGATAAAATTTTAGGTTTTGACTTAGCTCATGGTGGTCATTTAACTCATGGTTCTCCGGTAAATTTTTCAGGTCGTTTATATACGCCTTCTTTCTACGGTGTAGATAAGGAAACCGGAAGATTAGATTATGATAAAATTCAAGAAATTGCCACTAAAGAACAACCAAAATTAATCATTGCAGGAGCATCGGCTTATTCTCGTGATATGGATTTTGCACGTTTCAGAGTAATTGCTGACAGCGTTGGTGCTATTTTATTAGCAGATATTTCTCATCCGGCAGGACTTATTGCTAAAGGATTGATGAATGATCCATTACCTCATTGTCATATTGTAACAACTACAACTCACAAAACATTACGTGGACCTCGTGGTGGTTTGATAATGATGGGTAAAGATTTCGAAAATCCATTTGGTTTAACTACTCCAAAAGGTGAAATCAGAATGATGTCTTCTTTATTAGATTTAGCTGTTTTCCCTGGAAATCAAGGTGGACCTTTGATGCACATCATTGCTGCTAAAGCGGTAGCTTTTGGAGAAGCATTAAAAGATGAATTCTTTACATATGCTTTACAATTACAGAAAAACGCAAATGCTATGGCTGATGCTTTTGTAAAAAGAGGGTATGAAATCATCTCTGGCGGGACAGATAACCATATGATGTTGATTGATCTAAGAAACAAAAATATTTCTGGAAAAGATGCTGAAAATGCATTAGTAAAAGCAGAAATTACCGTAAATAAAAACATGGTTCCTTTTGATGATAAATCACCGTTTGTAACTTCAGGAATTCGTGTAGGAACTGCAGCTATTACAACTCGTGGTTTACTTGAAGAAGACATGGAAACTATTGTGGCATTAATCGATAAAGTTTTAATGAACCACACTAACGAAGATGTTATTGAAGAAGTAGCTAATGAAGTTAACGAAATGATGAGCGAAAGAGCTATTTTCGTATATTAA
- the fahA gene encoding fumarylacetoacetase: MPISANNTNRKSWLEVPANSDFPIQNIPFGVFLTKENVVTVGTRIGDFAIDLGALQQLNYFEGIELTDDMFMQDTLNDFISDGKKTWRLVRNRIADIFDEKNPTLRDNSNHRDIVIFKMEDVEMQLPVLIGDYTDFYSSREHATNVGKMFRDPENALLPNWLHIPVGYHGRSSTIIPSGIPVHRPMGQTLPNGESTPVFGPSRSVDFELETAFITTDANIMGENIPVYEAEDYIFGMVLLNDWSARDIQKWEYVPLGPFLSKNFATSISPWIVTMDALEPFRTKGPKQNPAPLPYLQLKGKNSFDINLEVAITPENGTPNVISNSNFKYMYWNMSQQLAHHTSNGCRVNSGDMMGSGTISGPTPDSFGSMLELTWGGKNPIQLNDGTERKFINDGDTVTMKGFCKNNEVRLGFGEVSSQLLPPFVRK; this comes from the coding sequence ATGCCAATATCCGCTAACAATACCAATAGAAAATCATGGTTAGAAGTTCCTGCCAACAGCGATTTTCCCATTCAAAACATTCCTTTTGGTGTTTTTTTAACCAAAGAAAATGTGGTGACTGTAGGGACACGTATTGGTGATTTCGCTATAGATTTAGGCGCTTTACAACAACTTAACTACTTCGAAGGAATTGAGTTAACTGATGATATGTTCATGCAAGACACGCTGAACGATTTTATTTCGGATGGAAAAAAAACTTGGCGATTGGTTCGAAATCGCATTGCAGATATTTTCGATGAAAAAAATCCAACATTACGCGACAATTCAAATCATCGTGATATCGTTATTTTTAAAATGGAAGATGTAGAAATGCAATTACCAGTTCTTATTGGTGATTATACTGATTTTTATTCCAGTAGAGAACATGCAACAAACGTAGGAAAAATGTTTCGCGATCCGGAAAATGCATTATTGCCAAATTGGCTTCACATTCCTGTTGGGTATCACGGCAGAAGTTCAACTATAATTCCGTCTGGTATTCCAGTTCACAGACCTATGGGGCAAACATTGCCAAACGGAGAAAGTACACCTGTTTTTGGACCTTCTCGTTCAGTAGATTTTGAACTAGAAACGGCTTTCATAACTACAGATGCTAATATAATGGGAGAAAACATTCCTGTATATGAAGCTGAGGATTATATTTTTGGAATGGTTTTATTGAATGATTGGAGCGCACGAGATATTCAAAAATGGGAATACGTTCCGCTTGGACCGTTCTTGTCTAAAAACTTTGCCACTTCTATTTCTCCTTGGATTGTGACTATGGATGCGCTGGAACCTTTTAGAACTAAAGGTCCAAAACAAAATCCGGCACCGCTTCCCTATTTACAACTCAAAGGCAAAAATTCATTTGATATTAATCTTGAAGTAGCCATCACTCCTGAAAACGGAACTCCAAATGTTATTTCGAATTCAAACTTTAAATATATGTATTGGAATATGAGCCAGCAATTAGCGCATCATACTTCCAATGGTTGCAGAGTAAATTCGGGCGATATGATGGGTTCAGGAACTATTTCAGGCCCAACTCCAGACAGCTTTGGTTCTATGTTAGAATTAACTTGGGGCGGAAAAAATCCAATACAATTAAATGATGGAACTGAACGTAAATTTATAAATGATGGTGATACAGTTACCATGAAAGGTTTTTGTAAAAACAATGAAGTTCGATTAGGATTTGGAGAAGTTTCAAGCCAATTGCTTCCTCCTTTTGTTCGAAAATAA
- a CDS encoding GNAT family N-acetyltransferase has translation MNISIVVAQEEHYKYSQEICETIELSALLRGTGIAKRTPEYIQKKMETRDAMIALIDGKFAGFCYIESWQHGKFVAHSGLIVHPDFRNLGLAKKIKSKVFDYSLEKYPDAKVFGITTGLAVMKINSDLGYKPVPFSELTTDPSFWNGCQTCTNFEILKSKENKMCLCTGMLYDPKEKVKDPPKHPFNVKVLNRLKKIKEALFLKK, from the coding sequence ATGAATATTTCTATCGTAGTAGCACAAGAAGAACACTATAAATATTCGCAAGAAATATGCGAAACCATAGAATTATCGGCCTTATTGAGAGGAACGGGAATTGCCAAAAGAACACCGGAATACATCCAAAAAAAGATGGAAACCAGAGATGCCATGATTGCGTTGATTGATGGTAAATTTGCAGGTTTTTGTTATATCGAAAGCTGGCAACACGGAAAATTCGTGGCGCATTCCGGATTAATTGTGCATCCTGATTTCAGGAATTTAGGTTTGGCAAAAAAAATCAAATCTAAAGTATTTGATTATTCTTTAGAAAAATATCCGGACGCTAAAGTTTTTGGAATCACAACAGGATTAGCCGTTATGAAAATTAACTCTGATTTAGGATACAAACCAGTACCTTTTTCAGAATTGACTACAGATCCAAGTTTTTGGAACGGATGTCAAACGTGTACCAATTTTGAAATTTTAAAAAGCAAAGAAAATAAAATGTGCCTGTGTACAGGAATGCTTTATGACCCAAAAGAAAAAGTAAAAGATCCACCAAAACATCCATTTAACGTAAAAGTTCTCAACCGATTAAAGAAAATTAAAGAAGCATTGTTCTTAAAAAAATAA
- a CDS encoding argininosuccinate synthase: protein MKKVVLAYSGGLDTSYCLKYLKNEKGYEVHTVLINTGGFDEAELTAIEERAYELGSAKHANLTIVDKYYDKAIKYLIYGNVLKNNTYPLSVSAERVFQAIEAIKYAKSVGASAIAHGSTGAGNDQIRFDLIFQTIAPEIEIITPIRDLKLSRQEEVDYLAKNGVHYSWEKAQYSINKGLWGTSVGGKETLTSNQSLPSEAYPSQLQKEGEEKVTLQFEKGQLVGINGVLDAPTKNIVLLEKLANAYAIGRDIHVGDTIIGIKGRVGFEAAAPLIIIKAHHLLEKHTLGKWQQYWKEQLGNWYGMLFHEGQFLDPVMRNIESFLEDTQKTVNGTVIVSLKPYHFSLDGIESENDLMNTGFGQYGEMNNAWTSDDAKGFIKILGNAQNIFSSVNKLTHD from the coding sequence ATGAAAAAAGTAGTATTAGCATACAGCGGAGGTCTTGACACCTCATATTGTCTTAAATATTTAAAAAATGAAAAAGGATATGAAGTTCACACAGTATTAATCAATACAGGTGGATTTGATGAAGCAGAATTAACAGCAATCGAAGAAAGAGCCTATGAATTAGGAAGTGCAAAACATGCTAATTTGACTATTGTTGATAAATATTATGACAAAGCGATTAAATATTTAATCTACGGTAATGTATTAAAAAACAATACATATCCTTTATCTGTAAGTGCTGAACGTGTTTTTCAGGCAATTGAAGCTATAAAATATGCTAAATCTGTAGGCGCAAGTGCTATTGCTCACGGAAGTACAGGTGCAGGAAATGACCAAATCCGTTTTGATTTGATTTTTCAAACCATCGCTCCAGAAATTGAAATCATCACTCCTATCAGAGATTTGAAATTATCTCGTCAAGAAGAAGTAGATTATTTAGCAAAAAATGGCGTGCATTATTCTTGGGAAAAAGCACAATATTCTATCAATAAAGGACTTTGGGGAACCAGTGTTGGAGGAAAAGAAACATTAACTTCAAATCAATCTTTACCAAGTGAAGCGTATCCTTCGCAGTTGCAAAAAGAAGGTGAAGAAAAAGTGACATTGCAATTTGAAAAAGGACAATTAGTAGGAATCAATGGCGTTTTAGATGCACCTACAAAAAACATAGTGCTTCTTGAAAAATTAGCGAATGCTTATGCCATTGGTAGAGATATTCATGTTGGCGATACCATCATCGGCATCAAAGGAAGAGTTGGTTTTGAAGCTGCTGCTCCTTTAATTATCATCAAAGCGCATCATTTATTAGAGAAACACACACTTGGTAAATGGCAACAATACTGGAAAGAACAATTAGGAAACTGGTACGGAATGTTGTTTCATGAAGGTCAATTTTTAGATCCTGTGATGCGTAATATCGAATCATTCTTAGAGGATACTCAAAAAACAGTAAATGGAACGGTAATCGTATCTTTGAAACCATACCATTTTTCGCTTGACGGAATTGAATCTGAAAATGATTTGATGAACACCGGTTTTGGTCAATATGGAGAAATGAATAATGCTTGGACATCAGATGATGCGAAAGGATTTATTAAAATTTTAGGGAATGCCCAAAACATATTTTCATCTGTAAATAAATTGACTCATGATTAA